A section of the Xylanibacillus composti genome encodes:
- the def gene encoding peptide deformylase — protein MAVKAILPFGDPILRKKAKPAEINARTLKQLDDLVETLYAEDGRAGLAAPQIGILRQLAVMDCGDGLIELINPVIIESSGEQEGTEACLSFPGYIGYVKRANYVKVQTLNRQGEAIVLEGEGYLARCMQHEIDHLHGVLFVDHVKEKWLYHEASKQKISTLEVVRLTQR, from the coding sequence AGGCCAAGCCGGCAGAGATCAATGCAAGGACACTCAAGCAGCTTGACGATCTGGTCGAAACGCTTTATGCGGAGGATGGCCGCGCCGGCTTGGCTGCGCCGCAGATCGGGATATTGCGCCAGCTGGCTGTGATGGATTGCGGAGACGGACTGATTGAATTGATTAATCCGGTCATCATCGAAAGCAGCGGAGAACAGGAAGGAACGGAAGCTTGTCTGTCGTTCCCCGGTTACATCGGTTACGTGAAGCGGGCGAACTACGTTAAGGTGCAGACTTTGAACCGTCAAGGAGAGGCGATTGTGCTGGAGGGTGAGGGCTACCTGGCCCGCTGCATGCAGCATGAGATCGATCATCTCCACGGTGTGCTGTTTGTCGATCACGTGAAGGAAAAGTGGCTGTACCACGAAGCCTCTAAGCAAAAAATCAGCACGCTTGAGGTTGTACGCTTGACCCAGCGGTAG